In the Catharus ustulatus isolate bCatUst1 chromosome 18, bCatUst1.pri.v2, whole genome shotgun sequence genome, one interval contains:
- the CAMKK2 gene encoding calcium/calmodulin-dependent protein kinase kinase 2: MASLIVVTEHDGTGSASEEEMDVPGSEAFGDGRKLHLSGRKLSLQERPQPARSPGHGDTNQRFIYPSLPYSPVTSPHSSPRLPRRPTVESNRVSITGLQDCVQLNQYKLKDEIGKGSYGVVKLAYNEDDNTYYAMKVLSKKKLMRQAGFPRRPPPRGAKAASEGCVQPRGPIEQVYQEIAILKKLDHPNVVKLVEVLDDPSEDHLYMVFELVKQGPVMEIPTLKPLSEDQARFYFQDLIKGIEYLHYQKIIHRDIKPSNLLVGEDGHIKIADFGVSNEFKGADALLTNTVGTPAFMAPETLSETRKIFSGKALDVWAMGITLYCFVFGQCPFMDERILSLHNKIKTQTLEFPDQPEVTDFLKDLITRMLDKNPETRISVPEIKESTVQQPLAGDFWSFAPAGAWKGREAERMETKLHPWVTKNGAELLPTEDENCTLVEVTEEEVENSVKHIPSLATVILVKTMIRKRSFGNPFEGSKREERSLSSSGNLLPKQGSEDNLKCNDLPNVGEEELLS, from the exons ATGGCCTCGCTCATCGTGGTGACCGAGCACGACGGCACGGGGAGCGCCAGCGAGGAGGAGATGGACGTGCCCGGCAGCGAGGCCTTCGGGGATGGCCGCAAGCTGCACCTCTCCGGCCGcaagctgtccctgcaggagcgGCCGCAGCCTGCCCGCTCGCCCGGCCACGGGGACACCAACCAGCGCTTCATCTACCCCTCCCTGCCCTACTCCCCGGTGACGTCCCCGCACTCCTCCCCACGGCTGCCGCGGCGGCCGACGGTGGAGTCCAACCGTGTGTCCATCACGGGATTGCAG GACTGTGTGCAGCTCAACCAGTACAAGCTGAAGGATGAGATTGGGAAG GGCTCCTATGGGGTTGTGAAGCTGGCCTACAACGAGGATGATAACACCTACTAT GCAATGAAGGTTCTCTCAAAAAAGAAGCTGATGAGACAGGCGGGCTTCCCCC gccgcccgccgccccgcgGGGCCAAAGCTGCTTCCGAGGGCTGCGTGCAGCCCCGAGGGCCCATCGAACAGGTCTACCAGGAGATTGCTATCCTGAAGAAGCTGGATCATCCCAACGTGGTGAAGCTGGTGGAG GTCCTGGATGACCCCAGTGAGGATCACCTGTACATGG TGTTTGAACTGGTGAAGCAGGG TCCTGTGATGGAAATCCCAACCTTGAAACCTCTCAGTGAGGACCAGGCTCGGTTCTACTTCCAGGATCTGATCAAGGGCATTGAATACT TGCACTATCAGAAGATAATCCATCGGGATATCAAACCTTCCAACCTCCTGGTGGGGGAAGATGGGCACATCAAGATCGCCGACTTCGGAGTGAGCAACGAGTTCAAGGGAGCTGATGCCCTCTTAACCAACACAGTGGGCACTCCTGCCTTCATGGCCCCAGAGACCCTCTCAGAAACCAGGAAAATCTTCTCTGGAAAG GCTTTGGATGTCTGGGCCATGGGGATCACACTGTACTGCTTCGTGTTTGGGCAG TGCCCTTTTATGGATGAAAGGATCTTGAGTTTACACAATAAAATCAAGACCCAAACGTTGGAGTTCCCAGACCA GCCAGAGGTTACAGACTTCTTGAAGGATTTGATTACACGGATGCTGGATAAAAATCCTGAAACTAGGATTTCAGTCCCAGAAATCAAG GAAAGTACTGTGCAACAGCCTTTGGCAGGAGATTTCTGGTCCTTCGCCCCTGCGGGAGCCTGGAAGGGGCGAGAAGCTGAGAGAATGGAGACCAAG TTGCACCCTTGGGTCACCAAGAATGGAGCGGAGCTGCTGCCCACGGAGGATGAGAACTGCACCCTCGTCGAGGTGACGGAGGAGGAAGTGGAGAATTCAGTCAAGCacatccccagcctggccacCGTG ATCTTGGTTAAAACGATGATCCGGAAGCGATCCTTTGGGAACCCGTTTGAGGGGAGCAAGAGGGAGGAGCGGTCACTGTCTTCGTCTGGGAACCTGCTGCC GAAACAAGGCAGTGAAGATAACCTGAAATGCAACGACTTGCCCAACGTGGGAGAGGAGGAACTTCTTTCTTGA